The Bacillus sp. Y1 genome includes the window TATTGTCACTAATTTCATGCTTAATGACCCCTGTTCGTACTCCAAGTAACTGTTCAACACGGCAGGTTATTCCTGTTTCTTCTTTTACCTCTCGAATAACAGCCTCGTCTGCTGTTTCCCCTTCATCTACAAATCCCGCGGGTAAGGACCACTTCCCCTTTAGTCCCCCGTACTTTTTTTTTACCACTAGCCATTCACCATGTGCATTTATGACCAAACCAGCTACTGCAAGCCAAACCTTTCCTCTGTCCGTTTTCTTCAATTTCCACACCCCACTTATACGATAATTATATCACCGATAATATCAAAAAAAGAACAAGCTGTTTTAAGCAGCTTGCTCTTTCTTATCTATTATAGAACGTTGAATTTTCCTTTTTTCAGAACTAATGAAGGTCCACCAATCATAAATAATGCACGGTTATCAACCATCTTCTTCATGAATGAAGCCGTTCCACCAGTCATCTTCTTACCAAAGGCTACACCAATTGCATCGTCATGTCCAAGTGAGCAAACTGTACCTTTGTTATCGAATGTAAAGTGACCTAACTCACCTTTGTCACGGATAAGAGATACTAGGTTGCTTGCACAAAGTTCACCTTGTTGCATCGCAATTTGAGCAGTTGGTGGGTATGGACGATTCACCTTCTCGTCTATAATTAGTGAGCAATCACCGATAATGAATACGTTGTCGTGTCCAGGAACACGTAGGTCAGGTTGAACCTTTACGCGACCTCTCATCGCTTCAAAACCAGAGTTTTCAATGATTGAGCTACCGCGAACTCCTGCAGCCCAAACCACTGTTGCAGCCTTAATTTCTTCTACTTCGTCTTCGCCTTTACCAACAACAATTCCATTTTCAGTTGCTTCTTTAATAGCAGTACCGATCATGAATGTTACACCTTTACGCTCTAATTGAGCAGTTGCGTAGCTAACTAGCTCTGGATCAAATCCAGGAAGTACCATTGGAGCAGCCTCTACACAAATTAGTTTTACTTTACCGAAATCAATATCGTACTCGCGGCAAAGCTCAGGAACACGGTTAGTTAATTCACCTAAGAATTCAATTCCTGTAAATCCTGCACCACCCACAACGATTGTTAATCTTTCATCTTTCTTTTCTTCTTCCATGTTGTACGTAGCGAATTGATATTCAATATGTTCACGAAGTTGACGTGCAGCATTGATATTAGCAATCGCAAATGCATGCTCTTTCAACCCTTTAATTCCGAACGTTTCTGGCTCTGCACCTAGTGATACCACAAGGTAATCGTACTCAACCTCACCTTTTTCAAGAACCACTTTCTTCTCTTCGTGGTTAATAGAAAGAACCGTACCTTTAATGAATTCCACTTTATTTGTGTCAATAACATCCGTTACATTGTAACGTACACGGTCATGGTGTAATGTACCAGCTGACGCTTCATGTAACCATGTTGTTTCATAGTGGTAATCATTTTTGTTAATAAGGACGATATCCGCTTCATTTACTCCAACTTGCTTTTGTAATCTTGTTACTGTCATTAATCCACCGTATCCGGCACCTAATACTACGATTTTTGGCTTTCTCAAGACGTTCAAACCCACCTTTTTTATATATAGTTTTTTTGTGTTTTTTTTATCTTCCGCTTCTATAAAGGAATTTATTTTATAATAACAACGAAAAAGTTTGTGATGTTTTTCACGAAAGAAGACAAGAAAATGTTGAAAAAAAGACACAAAAAGTTAACAATATGTCTACATATCATCATATTCCTTTTCATTCACTTTTTCAAGCAGAAAATCTACCAAAAACCAATCATATAAATGGTAAACTTTTCTGACAATCCTCTCGCTGTTAGTGACTTATTCCTGAGGGACTTTCATTATTTAGTCATAACTCCGAGCCATTTTTAATACTTTTGGTAGTATGAAATGATAAATCCTACACATAGTTAGGGGGATATAGAATGAAAGAGGACCAGACAGTTTACGACATTACCATTATTGGCGGAGGACCTACTGGACTATT containing:
- a CDS encoding NUDIX domain-containing protein, yielding MKKTDRGKVWLAVAGLVINAHGEWLVVKKKYGGLKGKWSLPAGFVDEGETADEAVIREVKEETGITCRVEQLLGVRTGVIKHEISDNMIMFLLQQTVLEESIVIQENELYEAAFIHPDQLLDENTASIMLAFMVEAMGSQQRMKVDSIDPGQQFGYTSYKLFL
- a CDS encoding NAD(P)/FAD-dependent oxidoreductase — encoded protein: MRKPKIVVLGAGYGGLMTVTRLQKQVGVNEADIVLINKNDYHYETTWLHEASAGTLHHDRVRYNVTDVIDTNKVEFIKGTVLSINHEEKKVVLEKGEVEYDYLVVSLGAEPETFGIKGLKEHAFAIANINAARQLREHIEYQFATYNMEEEKKDERLTIVVGGAGFTGIEFLGELTNRVPELCREYDIDFGKVKLICVEAAPMVLPGFDPELVSYATAQLERKGVTFMIGTAIKEATENGIVVGKGEDEVEEIKAATVVWAAGVRGSSIIENSGFEAMRGRVKVQPDLRVPGHDNVFIIGDCSLIIDEKVNRPYPPTAQIAMQQGELCASNLVSLIRDKGELGHFTFDNKGTVCSLGHDDAIGVAFGKKMTGGTASFMKKMVDNRALFMIGGPSLVLKKGKFNVL